In Streptomyces camelliae, the sequence TCGAGCCAGGGGGTGTCCGGTGCCGCTTCTGCCGTGTCTTCCGGTTCTGCGGTGTCTTCCGGAGTGGCTTCCTCAGGGTCCTCCGGAGTGGCTTCCTCAGGGTCCTCGGCGGGGGGCTCAGGCTCCGGGGCGAGCGCGTCGGCGTTCTCCTCGCGGTGCCCGGACTCCGCCGTGGCGACCGCACGCAGTGCCGTCAGCAGAGGCGCCACCGCCGGTTCGTGCCGCAGGGGCAGGTCGTCGCCGTCGATGTCCAGCGGGACACCGGCCGCGGTCAGGGCGCGACGGAGGGTCGGGAGGCGGGATCCGGCCCGGACCAGGACGGCCATGTCGCTCCAGCGGACACCGTCCTCCAGGTGTGCGCGGCGCAGGATGTCCGCGATGTTGTCCATTTCTGTACCAGGCGTCGGGTACGTGTAGGCCTCGACGCGGCCCCCGTCCCGGACGGCGGCCGGCTCGCGGTGGGCGCGCACCTGGCCGGCGGGCAGCCGGGTCAGCGGCATCCGCTGGGTGATCAGCCGGGTGGCGGCCAGCAGGGCGGCACCGGAGCGGCGGGAGGTGCGCAGCACCTCGACGGGGGCGGGGCGGCCGTCCGCGCGCGCGAAGGCCGCCGGGAAGTCGAGGATGCCGTTCACGTCGGCGCCCCGGAAGGCGTAGATCGACTGGTCGGGGTCGCCGAAGGCGACGAGCGTGCGTCCGCCGCCGGCCAGCGCGCGCAGGAGGCGTATCTGGGCGGGGTCGGTGTCCTGGTACTCGTCGACATACACGGCGTCGTACCGGGCGGCGAGCCGGGCGGCGGTCTCGGGGCGCTGGGCGAGCAGGACCGCGCGGTGGACCAGTTCCGCGTAGTCGATCACACCCTGCAGGTCGAGGACGTCCAGGTACTCGGCGAGGAACGCCGCCGCGGCGCGCCAGTCGGGGCGGCCGATGCGGCGGGCGAAGGCGTCCAGAGCGTCGGGGCCGAGGCCCAGCTCACGGCTGCGCGCGAGGACGGCACGGACCTCGTCGGCGAACCCGCGCGTGGTCAGGCAGGCGCGCAGTTCGTCGGGCCAGCGCATGCGGCTGAGGCCGAGCCGCTCCAGCTCGGGCTGTCCGGCGAGCAGCTCGCGCACGGCGACGTCCTGCTCGGGGCCGGAGAGCAGGCGCAGCGGGTCGGCGAACCGGTCGCTGTCCTGGTGGGCGCGCACGAGGGCGTAGCAGTACGAGTGGAACGTGGTCGCCCTGGGCGCGCGGGCGGCGCCGATGCGCAGGGCCATGCGGTCACGCAGGTCGACGGCGGCCTTGCGGCTGAACGTCAGCACCAGGATGCGCTCCGGGTCCGCGCCGCGGGCGATCCGCTCGGCCACGGACTCGACCAGGGTGGTGGTCTTGCCGGTGCCGGGGCCGGCGAGGACGAGCAGCGGTCCGGAACGATGGTCAACCACGGCACGCTGTGCCGCGTCCAGACGAGGGGGATCCGTCGCAGCGGGAGGGGTGCGGACCAGTCGGTAAGCGCCACGGCTCCCCTGCCGCACCTGGGGGTGCGGCAGGCGTTCGGTGGAGGAAGAGGAGCTCACGTGGTTGGCCGGTCCTGGTGGTCGTGCTGATGGGCGGACGGTCACGCGCGCGAGGCGGTGGCCGCGGGGTGCGGGGGACGGGTGCGGCCGAGGTTACGCCGCCGCCTGGGCCGGAAGCAGGGCTTCCGGTTCATCCCTCGTGGCGCTCGCGCCACGCGCGTCCCGTACCTCACGAACGTACGTCATGCCACGAACGTCCCCCGTGTCCCCCGTACGGGCCACAGGCTCTCCTCGACGGCATCCGATGGCGGAAGCTGTCAGGTGTGACCCTCCGCGTCCGCCCCGCCGTCCCACCGGGCCCGCCGCATGTCGAGCCGCGGCAGATGCCCCTCTGCGCTCCTGCCTGCCTCTTTGAGCGGCGTGCCCTCCGCGCGGTAGTGGTCGAGGGCTCTGAGCTCATGCCCCGGCAGCAGCACCCCGTCGGCGCGTACGACACGCCACCACGGCACCGCGCCTCCGTAGAGAGCCATCACCCGGCCGACCTGGCGCGGTCCGCCCATCCGTCTCCCACCACCCTTGCCGGAGAGCGCTTCGCGCTCGCCCTCCTCATACTCAAGCCACTCGGCGACATCCCCGTACGTCATCACGCGTCCCGGCGGAATGCGCTCGGCGACCTGGAGGACCCGCTCGGCATACTCCGGCAGCGCGTCCCCGTACCCGTCGCGGGTGTCCTCGGCAGGGCTCTGCTCGCTCATTCGTCCCATCCTGCCGCACTCCACCGACAGCGCGGCGCGGGTCGTGAGGACGGGCCCTCTCGCCCCTGGACGGCGCTTCGGGCAGACTGTGCGCCCGCGCATCCGCACCCTGATGCCCCCGTGTGTCGGTGGGGCATGCCACCATCGTGCGGGCGGTGACCGGTGATACGAGACCAAGAAGAGACCATGAATCAGCAGGGCGTGCACCCCGAAGGCGCGGCGGGCACCCCTGGCGCCGCCGCGCGCCCCGGCGCCGGCAAGGACGACACCGGCGCACGGCAGGACGACACCGGTCCGCGCAAGGACGACACCACGCGCGCGCGTGCGGACGAAGGCGCGTCTCGGAGGAACGACCGCACCCGCGCGGGTGCGGACGGCGACGACGACACCGAGGGAGCGCACGTCCCTCAGCACACGCCCCCCGGCCAGGGTCCGGGCGCCGACGACGAGCCGCACGCCGGTGAGGTGGAGGGCGACGAACCGCTGCTCCCCGCGCGCGTGCACCGCCCGTCCGACCTCATGCGGTGCCTGGTGGGCGTGCTCGCCATCGTGGTGCTGCTCGCGATCGCCGCGTTCGCCCACGGCACCACCTCGGGCCTCGAACAGGACATCAACAAGGGCACCGGACAGGCCCCCGACCTGCTGATCAGGTTCGCCGGACTGGCGTCCAGCATCGCGATCCTGCTGGTGCCGGTCGCCTTCGCGATCGAACGGCTGATCAAACGCGACGGGCTCCGCATCGCC encodes:
- a CDS encoding MGMT family protein; the encoded protein is MSEQSPAEDTRDGYGDALPEYAERVLQVAERIPPGRVMTYGDVAEWLEYEEGEREALSGKGGGRRMGGPRQVGRVMALYGGAVPWWRVVRADGVLLPGHELRALDHYRAEGTPLKEAGRSAEGHLPRLDMRRARWDGGADAEGHT